The proteins below come from a single Benincasa hispida cultivar B227 chromosome 4, ASM972705v1, whole genome shotgun sequence genomic window:
- the LOC120075882 gene encoding purine permease 3-like yields the protein MDKEQQPQQNTTAMKRTLLVFNCFLLAVGNCGGPLVMRLYFVHGGKRVWLSSFLETGGWPIIFIPLIISYINRRRVAALNPSVSTDSAKMIFMKPRLFLATAVIGILTGFDDYLYAYGVARLPVSTSALIIACQLAFTAGFAFLLVKQKFTSYSINAVVLLTMGGAVLALHTSGDRPAGESNRDYIAGFLMTVAAAIMYGFVLPLVELTYRKARQQITYTLVLEFQLIMSLFATIVCTIGMLINNDFQVIPREAEEFGLGKFRYYLVLVLSAIIWQAFFLGAIGVIFSSSSLFSGIVIAVLLPVTEILAVIIFNEKFQAEKAVSLALNLWGFVSYFYGEIKHNKKKKLELQKYEETRPTQISNV from the exons ATGGACAAAGAACAACAACCACAACAAAACACCACCGCCATGAAAAGAACTCTTCTTGTTTTCAATTGCTTTTTATTGGCCGTCGGTAACTGCGGCGGTCCTTTGGTTATGCGTTTATATTTCGTTCACGGCGGAAAGCGTGTTTGGCTCTCTAGCTTTCTAGAAACCGGCGGATGGCCAATTATTTTCATCCCCCTCATAATTAGTTACATCAATCGCCGTCGTGTCGCCGCCCTGAACCCATCGGTATCTACTGACTCGGCGAAGATGATCTTCATGAAACCAAGGCTATTTTTAGCCACCGCTGTCATCGGCATCCTCACCGGCTTTGACGATTACTTATACGCTTACGGAGTCGCTCGGCTACCGGTTTCGACGTCGGCTTTAATTATTGCGTGCCAGCTGGCCTTCACGGCGGGTTTCGCGTTCTTGCTGGTGAAACAGAAATTCACATCTTATTCGATTAACGCCGTCGTTTTGCTTACTATGGGAGGGGCAGTTTTGGCATTACATACAAGTGGTGACCGTCCTGCCGGAGAATCCAATAGAGACTACATAGCGGGGTTCCTGATGACGGTAGCCGCCGCAATTATGTACGGATTCGTTCTGCCGCTTGTGGAATTGACGTACAGAAAAGCCCGTCAACAAATTACATACACTTTAGtccttgagtttcagttaattATGTCGTTGTTCGCCACTATCGTATGCACCATTGGCATGTTAATCAACAATGATTTCCag gTGATTCCAAGGGAGGCAGAAGAATTTGGATTAGGAAAGTTTAGATACTATTTGGTATTAGTATTGAGCGCCATAATTTGGCAAGCATTCTTCTTGGGAGCAATTGGAGTTATTTTCAGCTCCTCGTCTCTATTTTCAGGGATAGTAATCGCCGTGCTATTGCCCGTGACGGAGATTCTTGCCGTCATCATTTTCAATGAGAAGTTCCAAGCGGAAAAAGCCGTTTCCTTGGCACTCAATCTTTGGGGATTTGTGTCTTATTTTTATGGTGAAATTAAGCacaacaaaaagaagaaattagAGCTCCAAAAATACGAAGAAACAAGACCCACTCAAATTTCAAACGTCTAA